In Pseudomonas sp. MM213, a genomic segment contains:
- a CDS encoding tetratricopeptide repeat protein, whose protein sequence is MPTKRFLTGFILALCASASLYSVAAERRATAQSNSASTTLIETASRQYENGQLDQAAATLERALHIQPNNPATLHYLGVLRLQQGQYQQAETLGMRSNIRVGRNVELRNRNLQLIQAAQRAQASGIPPSANADRVAVLNKPEVETQRRSEEEISIAEHPAQNAGRDAGSFARAEAAPVLDSPMVGRPGPEGNMQMASTEPAGTNDAVEIPRGHWPPPGKCRIWFPDRPPGHQPAPGKCKKLRHRVPPGAYLVRG, encoded by the coding sequence ATGCCAACCAAACGTTTTCTGACAGGTTTCATCCTGGCGTTATGCGCCAGCGCGTCGCTTTATTCGGTGGCTGCTGAGCGAAGAGCGACAGCGCAAAGCAACAGCGCATCAACCACCTTGATCGAAACGGCTTCGCGGCAGTATGAAAATGGCCAGTTGGACCAGGCTGCTGCCACGCTGGAGCGGGCCCTGCATATTCAGCCGAACAATCCCGCGACGCTGCATTACCTCGGTGTGTTGCGTCTTCAGCAGGGGCAGTACCAGCAGGCTGAAACCTTGGGGATGCGCTCGAACATTCGGGTGGGGCGTAACGTCGAGTTACGTAACCGCAACTTGCAATTGATACAGGCTGCGCAGCGGGCCCAGGCTTCCGGTATCCCACCCAGTGCCAACGCAGACAGGGTCGCCGTACTGAACAAACCGGAAGTGGAGACCCAAAGGCGCAGCGAAGAAGAAATCAGCATTGCTGAACACCCCGCTCAGAATGCTGGGCGCGACGCTGGCAGCTTCGCTCGCGCAGAGGCTGCGCCGGTATTGGACTCGCCTATGGTTGGCAGGCCGGGGCCCGAAGGAAACATGCAAATGGCTTCCACCGAGCCTGCGGGTACAAACGATGCGGTCGAGATTCCCCGGGGCCATTGGCCGCCGCCGGGCAAATGCCGAATCTGGTTCCCGGATCGCCCACCGGGGCACCAGCCCGCACCCGGCAAATGCAAGAAGCTGCGACATCGGGTTCCGCCAGGGGCCTATTTGGTCCGCGGTTGA